The Falco cherrug isolate bFalChe1 chromosome 6, bFalChe1.pri, whole genome shotgun sequence genome window below encodes:
- the TRMT6 gene encoding tRNA (adenine(58)-N(1))-methyltransferase non-catalytic subunit TRM6 isoform X2, whose product MYYAREPGKINHLRYDTLAQMLTLGNIRAGNKMIVMETCAGLVLGAVMERMGGYGSIIQMYPGGGPVRAATTCFGFPKAFFNNLHEFPLSKVDSLLSGTFSTETLPSEPEDNALGEEESNGVTDEKQISLQETEEESTTEAAMEINQTEEQETMDINAEDVEFKENKEKENKENVREKQRKQWERRKKLIETAALLRERNADGLIVASKFHPTPLLLSLLEFVAPSRPFVVYCQYKEPLLECYTKLRERGGVINLKLSETWLRNYQVLPDRSHPKLTMSGGGGYLLSGITVVLDKGRSDSSNLEALKTEEPSSKRCKVQDLHC is encoded by the exons ATGTATTATGCAAGGGAACCTGGAAAAATTAA CCACTTGCGATATGACACCCTGGCTCAGATGTTGACTTTAGGAAACATCCGTGCTGGCAACAAGATGATTGTAATGGAAACGTGTGCAGGCCTTGTGCTGGGTGCGGTGATGGAGCGAATGGGAG GCTATGGATCCATTATTCAGATGTATCCAGGAGGGGGACCTGTTAGAGCTGCTACCACTTGTTTTGGAtttccaaaagcttttttcaaTAATCTTCATGAATTTCCTCTCAGCAAAGTGGATAGTCTCCTCTCTGGGACATTTTCTACAGAGACTCTGCCCTCAGAACCTGAAGATAATGCgctaggggaagaagaaagcaacGGAGTGACTGATGAGAAGCAGATTTCCCTGcaggaaacagaagaggaatCTACTACTGAAGCAGCTATGGAGATCAACCAAACAGAAGAGCAAGAAACAATGGACATCAATGCTGAAGATGtagaatttaaagaaaacaaagaaaaagaaaataaagaaaat gttcgggaaaagcaaagaaaacaatgggagagaaggaaaaagctgatagaaactgctgctttgctgagagAGAGGAATGCTGATGG CTTAATTGTAGCCAGCAAGTTTCACCCCACTCCTTTATTACTTTCATTATTGGAATTTGTTGCTCCTTCAAGGCCTTTTGTTGTCTACTGCCAGTATAAAGAG ccatTATTAGAATGTTACACAAAGCTGAGGGAGAGAGGCGGTGTTATTAACCTAAAGCTGTCTGAAACCTGGCTACGAAACTACCAG gtcttaCCAGATCGAAGCCATCCAAAACTGACCATGAGCGGAGGTGGAGGGTACCTTCTGTCTGGTATAACTGTTGTCTTGGATAAGGGCAGATCTGATTCCAGTAATTTAGAAGCGCTGAAGACGGAAGAGCCATCATCAAAAAGGTGCAAAGTTCAAGACCTTCATTGTTAA